The DNA segment CCAAGACCGCCCTGCACAAGCCCGCCATCCATGTGAAGGGGGAGCGGGCGTCGGAGCTGGGCACCAATGTGGGCGTGGAAGTGTCGCTCCAATGGAACGACAGCTATCACGAGACCACGCTGGCCTTCACCAACAACATCCCCCAGCGCGACGGCGGCACCCACATGGCCGGCTTCCGCGCGGCGCTGACCCGCACCGTCAACAAATACGCGGAAGAGACCGGCATCCTGAAGAAGGAGAAGGTGGCGCTCTCCGGCGACGACATGCGGGAGGGGCTGACCTGCGTGATCTCCGTCAAGGTGCCGGACCCGAAATTCAGCAGCCAGACCAAGGACAAGCTGGTCAGCTCCGAAGTCCGCCCCGTGGTGGAGAACCTCGTCAGCGAGGCGCTGTCCACCTGGTTCGAGGAGCACCCGAACGAGGCCCGCAAGATCGTCGGCAAGGTGGTCGAGGCCGCCGCCGCCCGTGAGGCCGCGCGCAAGGCCCGCGAGCTGACCCGGCGCAAGGGCGCGCTCGACATGGCGAGCCTGCCCGGCAAGCTGGCCGACTGCCAGGAGCGGGACCCGGCGCTGTCCGAACTCTTCATCGTGGAGGGCGACTCGGCCGGCGGCTCCGCCAAGCAGGGCCGCTCCCGCCAGTTCCAGGCCATCCTTCCGCTGCGCGGCAAGATCCTGAATGTGGAGCGGGCGCGCTTCGACAAGATGCTGTCCAGCGCCGAGATCGGCACGCTGATCGCGGCGCTCGGCACCGGCATCGGACGCGACGAGTTCAACATCGAGAAGGCGCGCTACCACAAGATCATCATCATGACCGACGCGGACGTGGACGGCGCCCACATCCGCACCCTGCTGCTGACCTTCTTCTATCGCCAGATGCCGGAGATCATCGAGAAGGGCTATCTCTACATCGCCCAGCCGCCGCTCTACCGCGTGAAGCGCGGCACGGCGAAGGAGAAGTACCTGAAGGACGACCGGCAGCTCGAGGATTACCTGATCGGCCAGGGCCTGACCGACGTGTCGCTGACGGCGCTGACGGCGGAGAACACCACCGCCAACCAGCAGAACGCCGTCAAGACCGGCGATGAGCTCCGCGCCCTGGTGGAGCAGGCCCGGCTTGCCCGCACCCAGCTCCTGACCCTGGCCCGCAAGGCCGGCAGCCGCGACGTGGCGGAGCAGGCGGCCATCGCCGGCGCGCTCTCCACCGCCCTGCTCGCCAATGCCGATCTGGCCAAGGCCAAGGCGGATGAGGTGGCCTGCCGCCTGAACGCGCTGGAGCTGTTCCGGCTCCAGCATTCCGGCGACACGCTGGCCCATGCCGTGGTTCCGCCCGCGGGCGGCGCCGCCGGCACCGGTGCGGCCGGTGCGGCCCAGTCCGGTGTGGGCGAAAGCACCCCCGGCCCCGACCACGCTCCCCCCAGCGCGGCCCTGGCCGGCGGCTGGACGGCGGAACTGCTCCATGACGGCTCCGGCGAGGGTGCTGCCCTGGCCGGCTATGTGATCTCCCGCACCCGCCGCGGCGTCACGCACCGCCATGTCATGGATGCCGATCTGCTGAAGTCGGTGGAGGCCCGCCGCCTGGACGCCATGGCCGCCCATCTGCTGGAATTCTACGACGGCCCCGCCCGGCTGAGCTTCCGCGCCAAGGAGCTGAAGCTGGTCACCGGCCCGGCCGGCCTGATGGATGCGGTTCTGGAGCAGGGCCGCGCCGGCCTTCAGATCCAGCGCTACAAGGGTCTTGGCGAGATGAACCCCGACCAGCTCTGGGAAACCACCCTGAACCCCACCATCCGCTCCCTCCTCCAGGTCAAGGTCAGCCACGCCGACGAGGCCGAGGACGTCTTCAGCACCCTGATGGGCGACGTCGTGGAACCCCGCCGCGCCTTCATCCAGGACAACGCGCTGAAGGTGGCGAATTTGGATGTGTGAGGATGGTGTCGTGTGCGAAGTGACGCATAATCGACGAATGCTGACGCATAAAGCGCGAATGAGAGTGACAGAGCACCGCATCCTGTCTTGATAATCAAGGTGCGGGTCGGGTTCGTCCTTTATGCGTCACTGGTGGTCTCGGCAGTGCCTGTAATGATCCGCCATTTGCCGCCTAACCGGTCCTAAGCCGTACCGGGCAGCTCGTCACCTTCCTGGGGCGGTTCTCCGCCCTGGCGGGTCAGCAGCTTCCTGAAGGCGTCACGGTCCCCGCGTCCTCGGCGTTCCTCGAAGAAGGCGGCGGTTCTCAGGGCAGCCAGCTTCTCGGCCACGGCGGTCGCGACGAACTGGTTCAGGCTTGTTCCGTCTTCAGCGGCTACGCGTTCCGCCTCGGCCTTCACCGAGGCCGGGAGGCGTATCGGGTAAGTGGACATCTTGCTCATAGCCGTATCCTCTCCAATGCCTCGCCAGGCCGCAGCACCGGCAGGGCGAAGCGTTCCGCCGCCGGCAGAAAGTGGCGATGGTTGAATGACACCAGGGCGTCCGCCCGCCCGTTCACGGCAGCTTCCAGCACGATCTCATCATGTTGGCGCCAGCTACAGCCCCCCGGACACCCGCAGCACCGCCCCGGTCACATAGGACGCCTCCGCGGAGAGCAGCCAGAGCACGGCGTTGGCGATTTCCTCCGGTTCGGCGATGCGGCCCATCGGCACGCGGGAGACGACGCGGGCCGGGCGGTTCGGCTCGCCGGCGGCTTCGTGGATGTCGGTATAAGCGGTGCCCGGCGCCACGGCGGCGACCCTGATGCCGGCCGGGGCCACCTCCTTCGCCAGGCCGATGGTGAAGGCCTCCACCGCGGCCTTGGTGGCGGCGTAGTGGACATATTCGCCCGGCGCGCCGAGGGTGGAGGCGATGGAGGAGATGTTCACCATGCGGCCGGGAATCCCGGCGGCCTCCCAGCGGCGGATGGCCTCCTGTGCCGCGTACATGGTGCCCAGCACATTGGTGTCGAGGGTGCTGCGCAGCATCGCCGGGTCGGCGTCCCGGAAGCGGCCGATGCGGCCCGTGATCCCGGCATTGTTGACCAGGGCGGTCGCGGGGCCGAGCGCGGCCTCCGCCGCGTCGAAGAACCGTGCGGCGAAATCCGGGTCCGCCACATCCCCCTGGACGGCATGGGCCCTGTGGCCGGCCTGGTCCAGCTCGGCAACCAGCCGGGCGGCGGCATCGCCGTTGCGCACATAGCTGAAGCCGACGGCGTAACCGTCCCGCGCCGCCTTCCTGACGATCGCGGCGCCGATCCCGCGGCTGCCGCCGGTCACCAAGAGAACATCCGGCCCTGTGAGCATGGGAAGCCTCCTCCGATCCGGAACCTTGCCGGGCGATCATAGCGGCATCGGCAGTCCGCCCGGAACCTGCGCCGGGTAATGGCACCTGCGGGCCGGGCGCATATGTCGGCGGGGTGCGTCAGGCCCCCTTGCCGGCCCGCCGCGCTGCCAGCCCGATGCCCACGGCGATCAGGCCGATGCCCAGCCCGTGGTGGAGCTGGGGCGTCTCCCCCAGCAGGAGCACGGCCAGGATGGTGCCGAAGACGGGGACGAGGTGGACGGCGAGGCCGGCCGTGTTCGCGCCGAGCAGCGCCACCGCCCGGTTGAAGCTGAGATAGGCCAGGATCGAGGGGAACACCGCCACATAGGCAATGGCCAGGGCCGAGGTGGAGGTCAAAGGCAACGGACGGCCGGACAGGCTTTCCCACAGATAGAAGGGCAGCAGCATGGCCGCCCCCAGCGCGAAGGTCGCGGCCACGAGGCTGAGGCCGTGCACCGCCGGGCGGCGGCGCAGCAAGGCCGTGTAGAGGGCGTAGCTGACGATGGCCACCAGCAGCCAGATATCGCCCCGGTTCAGCTCCAGCCGCGCCAGGGAGGCCGGGTCGCCGTGGGACACCAGGATCAGCGCCCCCGCCAGCGACACCGCGATGCCCAGCGCCTGCCGCCCGGTCACCGCCTCCCGGAACAGCAGGAAGGTCGCCCCCACCACCAGCACCGGCATGCTGGATTGCAGCATCACGATGTTCAGCGCGCTGGTGGTCTGCGCCGCGATGTAGAGCAGCGTATTGAAGGCCGTGATGCCGAGGGCGGAGAGCGCCAGCATGATCGGCCAGGCCTTCAGCATCGGGCGGATGTCGGCGCGCAGATGACGCCAGGCGAAG comes from the Indioceanicola profundi genome and includes:
- a CDS encoding YlcI/YnfO family protein, whose protein sequence is MSKMSTYPIRLPASVKAEAERVAAEDGTSLNQFVATAVAEKLAALRTAAFFEERRGRGDRDAFRKLLTRQGGEPPQEGDELPGTA
- a CDS encoding DMT family transporter, producing the protein MAVDKRRPGGHRQGRTDDGAGMDHSTETTGTVPARKGIADQAWLLMTLPGLFWAGNAIVGRAVAGDVPPVALAFWRWVGAVLIVLPFAWRHLRADIRPMLKAWPIMLALSALGITAFNTLLYIAAQTTSALNIVMLQSSMPVLVVGATFLLFREAVTGRQALGIAVSLAGALILVSHGDPASLARLELNRGDIWLLVAIVSYALYTALLRRRPAVHGLSLVAATFALGAAMLLPFYLWESLSGRPLPLTSTSALAIAYVAVFPSILAYLSFNRAVALLGANTAGLAVHLVPVFGTILAVLLLGETPQLHHGLGIGLIAVGIGLAARRAGKGA
- a CDS encoding SDR family oxidoreductase, whose amino-acid sequence is MLTGPDVLLVTGGSRGIGAAIVRKAARDGYAVGFSYVRNGDAAARLVAELDQAGHRAHAVQGDVADPDFAARFFDAAEAALGPATALVNNAGITGRIGRFRDADPAMLRSTLDTNVLGTMYAAQEAIRRWEAAGIPGRMVNISSIASTLGAPGEYVHYAATKAAVEAFTIGLAKEVAPAGIRVAAVAPGTAYTDIHEAAGEPNRPARVVSRVPMGRIAEPEEIANAVLWLLSAEASYVTGAVLRVSGGL
- the gyrB gene encoding DNA topoisomerase (ATP-hydrolyzing) subunit B, whose amino-acid sequence is MTQDPTNPTPAPAASAAAAEEYGASSIKVLKGLDAVRKRPGMYIGDTDDGSGLHHMVYEVVDNAIDEALAGHADRVEVTLNADGSVTVRDNGRGIPTDIHKEEGVSAAEVIMTQLHAGGKFDQNSYKVSGGLHGVGVSVVNALSEVLKLRIWRKGRQWEMEFNHGDAVGPLADVGPAPIVKEGPRAGQPLTGTEVTFLASKATFTKTEFDFATLEHRFRELAFLNSGVLIVFTDARGVEPKVTELYYEGGLEAFVAWIDRSKTALHKPAIHVKGERASELGTNVGVEVSLQWNDSYHETTLAFTNNIPQRDGGTHMAGFRAALTRTVNKYAEETGILKKEKVALSGDDMREGLTCVISVKVPDPKFSSQTKDKLVSSEVRPVVENLVSEALSTWFEEHPNEARKIVGKVVEAAAAREAARKARELTRRKGALDMASLPGKLADCQERDPALSELFIVEGDSAGGSAKQGRSRQFQAILPLRGKILNVERARFDKMLSSAEIGTLIAALGTGIGRDEFNIEKARYHKIIIMTDADVDGAHIRTLLLTFFYRQMPEIIEKGYLYIAQPPLYRVKRGTAKEKYLKDDRQLEDYLIGQGLTDVSLTALTAENTTANQQNAVKTGDELRALVEQARLARTQLLTLARKAGSRDVAEQAAIAGALSTALLANADLAKAKADEVACRLNALELFRLQHSGDTLAHAVVPPAGGAAGTGAAGAAQSGVGESTPGPDHAPPSAALAGGWTAELLHDGSGEGAALAGYVISRTRRGVTHRHVMDADLLKSVEARRLDAMAAHLLEFYDGPARLSFRAKELKLVTGPAGLMDAVLEQGRAGLQIQRYKGLGEMNPDQLWETTLNPTIRSLLQVKVSHADEAEDVFSTLMGDVVEPRRAFIQDNALKVANLDV